One Skermanella sp. TT6 genomic window, TCGCCCAGGATGAAGGCGACGCGGCCAAGCGCGTGCAGACTCTCAAGGTCTGACGCGCCCGCACCGGCGCCTCGGGGCGGATCAGGGTAAATGCGGGTTGACCGGAAGTGTCCCGGCCCCTATGTTCCGCCCCGACCCTGAGAGCGTGTAGCTCAGCCGGTAGAGCAACTGACTTTTAATCAGTAGGTCCTGGGTTCGAACCCCAGCGCGCTCACCAAAAAAGCCCCCGGAAACCAATGGTTTCCGGGGGCTTTTTGTTAGCCCGCATCAAGCTGCGCCAGGAGCGCTCCGGCCGGTACCGGCCAGTTGGTGAAGCAGCGCAGCACCGATCCGTCCAGGACACGCTCCAGCGACATGTCGCTGATCAGCCCGCTCGTGACGATGCAACGCTGGTACGTCCGGACCATGTGGCGCGCGCACAGGTACATCTTGGCTCGCGAGGCGGCGAAGGGGCGGATGTGGCGGCCTTCCGGCGACAGGCAGAATTCCGCCATGGCCGTGGGAACGCCCGGCCATTCCGGATCGAAGCAGTCGTCCAGGGCGATTACGCCCTGGACGGTGAGCAGGGGCGCGAAGTTGTTCAGGTCGTTCAGGACCGAGGGATGGTCATGGACGGCATCCAGGTGGAGGAAGCGGAGGCTGCCTCGCCCGACCATGTCCGGAGGTTCTTCCAGTTGCCGGAGGTCCGTGGCGACGCAGACCAGCCTGTTTCCGAGCTCCGGACAGCACCGAAGGATGTTCGCTTCGGCCACGGCTTGGGGAACTTCATGGAAGGCGTCGAAGCAGAACACGGTCTCGTCGGCGCGCGCCAGCAGGCCCAGCGCGACCGCGGACTTGCCCTTGTAGATCCCAAGCTCGCAGGTGTCGCCGCTAAATCCGCCTTGCTTCTGGATGAAGTCGATCAGCCAGAACAGCAATATATCGTGGTTGTAGAACCAGCCTTCGATCTGGTCCTCGACATGCTCCTGATAGATCCGGAAAAGTCGGGAGATTTCCATGAAGCGGTCCAGCCAGCATCGTCCGCCCGGACGGGCGTATCGCGGGCCAGACTACGGCGCATTCGTAAACGAAAAGGGCGGACCGGGGAGCCTCGCGAAGCTCCCCGGTCCGCCCCTCACGGCGGCGATCGCCGACTCGGCTTCAATAGCGCCGCAGCAGCCCCACGAGGCGGCCCTGGACGCGCACCCGGTCGGCGCCGAAGATGCGGGTCTCGAAGGCGGGGTTGGCCGGCTCTAGCGCCACGGTCTGGCCCTTGCGACGAAGGCGTTTCAAGGTCACCTCGTGCTCGTCGATCAGCGCCACGACGATCGTGCCGCTGTCGGCCATGTCGCACCGGTTGATGATGACCGTGTCGCCGTCCAGGATGCCGGCCTCGACCATGCTGTCGCCCGCGACTTCCAGCGCGTAGTGGTCCCCGGGCGGCAGCATCGTCGCCGGCACGTTGATCATCGCGCTGTTGTCGCGCAGCGCCTCGATCGGGGTACCGGCGGCGATCCGCCCGTAGAGCGGAAGCTGGATCGCCTCGGCCTCGGTGCTGGCCTCGCGCCCGGCCAGGGCGCCGGTGAAGTCGCCCTTGATCACGTTGGGCTGGAACTTCGGGCGATCGGGCGCGCGCTGCTGCGGGCGGGCCGACCCGGCTTCCGCCCCTTCCGGCAGCCGGAGCACCTCGAGCGCGCGGGCGCGGTGGGGCAGGCGGCGGATGAAGCCGCGCTCCTCCAGCCCGGTGATGAGCCGGTGGATACCCGATTTCGACTTCAATCCCAGGGCATCCTTCATCTCGTCGAACGAGGGCGAAACCCCGCCTTCGCCCAGCCGGTCGTTGATGAAGAGCAGAAGCTCGTATTGTTTACGTGTCAGCATCTACGCCCCCTGCGCGCGGGACCAACCGGTCCAGAACAAACCAAAAACATCAGTTTATGTTCTAGTTTGGTTCGCGAAAGGCGTCAAGCATTCGCTGAACAATTTTACCCTTGTCCTGCAGATCCGGTCACCTAGAGACTCAGGACTCCGCCGCCCAGGGGAAGAAATTCGACAGTGTCGCCGGCCGATGCGGCCGGTGCGAAGGGCGGGCGCACCACCAGGCAGTCGGCCCGGGCAAGCACCGTCAGCAGCGAACTGTCCTGCGATTCGAATGGGTTGGCGACCAGTTCGCCGTCCGGGCCGATACTCAGCGACGCCCGCAGATAATCTTCGCGCTGGTCGTTCTGCTTGACGGGCCGCCCCAGCACCGCCGTGCGGCGCGTTTCCTCCTCCGCCGGAAGCCCGAGCAGGCGGCGGAGCGCCGGCCTGAGGAACAGGACGGCGCAGACCTGACTCGACACCGGATTGCCGGGCAGCCCGAGGACGGGCACGTCGCCCAGCCGGCCGAACATCAGCGGTTTGCCCGGCCGCATGGCGATCTTGTAGAAATCCAGGTCCATGCCGCGGTCGCCCAGCACGCCGCGCACGAGATCGTATTCGCCCGCCGAGGCCCCGCCGGACGTCACCAGGATGTCGGCCCGTTCGGCACCCGTGACGAGTCGAGCCAGCGACTCCGGCGTATCCAGGGCGACGCCCAGATTGACCGGGACGCCGCCGCAGGCCGTGATCAGGCCGGCCAAGGCGAAGGCGTTCGAACTGACGATCTGGTCCGGCCCCAGGGGCTCCCCAGGGAGCACGATCTCGTCGCCCGTCGCCAGGATCGCGACCCGCGGGCGGCGGCGGACGCGGAGCCAGGGCCAATTCATCGCCGCGGCGAGTCCGACGTCCCGCGCCGTGAGCATGCGTCCGGCCGGTATGCCGACTTCGCCCCGCCGGAAGTCGATCCCCGCCAGCCGGACATGCCGGTGGCGGCCGACCGTCCGGAGGACGGTGACCGTGGCGCCGTCCGACTCGGTGTCTTCCTGCATGACGACGGCGTCGGCCCCGTCGGGCATCGGCGCGCCCGTGAAGATCCTGACCGCCTCTCCCGGTCCGACATGCCCCTTGAAGGCGTTCCCGGCCGGAGCCTCGCCGATGCGGCGCAGCTTCGCGGGGACCTGCGCCACGTCGGCGCAGCGCACCGCATAGCCGTCCATCGCCGACATGGAGACCGGCGGCTGGGTGAGCCGGGCGGTCACGTCCTCCGCCGTCACGCGGCCAAGCGCCTCGGTCAGTCCGACCAATTCGGCCGGCAGCGGCGACAGGGCGGCGAGGACGCGGGACCGGGCCTCGGCGACGGAGATCATCGAGGGGTCCCGTACTCGCCGCTCTTCCCGCCCGCCTTGTGGGCCAGCCGAACGTCGCCGATGGTCATGGCGCGGTCCACCGCCTTGCACATGTCGTAGACGGTGAGAGCCGCGACGGACACGGCCGTCAGGGCCTCCATCTCGACGCCGGTGCGTCCCTTCAGCTTGCAGGTCGCCGTGATGTCCACCGCGTTGCGGCCGGGATCGCAGGTCAGGTCGACCTTGGCCGAGGTCAGCGCCAGCGGATGACAGAGCGGGATCAGGTCGGGCGTCCGCTTGGCCGCCAT contains:
- a CDS encoding class I SAM-dependent methyltransferase, which gives rise to MEISRLFRIYQEHVEDQIEGWFYNHDILLFWLIDFIQKQGGFSGDTCELGIYKGKSAVALGLLARADETVFCFDAFHEVPQAVAEANILRCCPELGNRLVCVATDLRQLEEPPDMVGRGSLRFLHLDAVHDHPSVLNDLNNFAPLLTVQGVIALDDCFDPEWPGVPTAMAEFCLSPEGRHIRPFAASRAKMYLCARHMVRTYQRCIVTSGLISDMSLERVLDGSVLRCFTNWPVPAGALLAQLDAG
- the lexA gene encoding transcriptional repressor LexA, with the protein product MLTRKQYELLLFINDRLGEGGVSPSFDEMKDALGLKSKSGIHRLITGLEERGFIRRLPHRARALEVLRLPEGAEAGSARPQQRAPDRPKFQPNVIKGDFTGALAGREASTEAEAIQLPLYGRIAAGTPIEALRDNSAMINVPATMLPPGDHYALEVAGDSMVEAGILDGDTVIINRCDMADSGTIVVALIDEHEVTLKRLRRKGQTVALEPANPAFETRIFGADRVRVQGRLVGLLRRY
- the glp gene encoding gephyrin-like molybdotransferase Glp, coding for MISVAEARSRVLAALSPLPAELVGLTEALGRVTAEDVTARLTQPPVSMSAMDGYAVRCADVAQVPAKLRRIGEAPAGNAFKGHVGPGEAVRIFTGAPMPDGADAVVMQEDTESDGATVTVLRTVGRHRHVRLAGIDFRRGEVGIPAGRMLTARDVGLAAAMNWPWLRVRRRPRVAILATGDEIVLPGEPLGPDQIVSSNAFALAGLITACGGVPVNLGVALDTPESLARLVTGAERADILVTSGGASAGEYDLVRGVLGDRGMDLDFYKIAMRPGKPLMFGRLGDVPVLGLPGNPVSSQVCAVLFLRPALRRLLGLPAEEETRRTAVLGRPVKQNDQREDYLRASLSIGPDGELVANPFESQDSSLLTVLARADCLVVRPPFAPAASAGDTVEFLPLGGGVLSL
- the moaC gene encoding cyclic pyranopterin monophosphate synthase MoaC, giving the protein MTGGFTHFDAEGRAVMVDVSDKDETERTATATGSVFMAAETLALILSGGVKKGDVLSVARLAGIMAAKRTPDLIPLCHPLALTSAKVDLTCDPGRNAVDITATCKLKGRTGVEMEALTAVSVAALTVYDMCKAVDRAMTIGDVRLAHKAGGKSGEYGTPR